From Streptomyces sp. HUAS MG91, the proteins below share one genomic window:
- a CDS encoding glycine C-acetyltransferase, with the protein MFDNVREDLQATLDEIVAAGLHKPERVIGTPQSATVGVTSGGRPGEVLNFCANNYLGLADHPEVIAAGHAALDRWGYGMASVRFICGTQEVHKELEARLSAFLGQEDTILYSSCFDANGGVFETLLGPEDAVISDALNHASIIDGIRLSKAKRFRYANRDMADLEAQLKAASGSRRKLIVTDGVFSMDGYVAPLVDICDLAERYDAMVMVDDSHAVGFVGPGGRGTPELHGVMDRVDIITGTLGKALGGASGGYVAARAEIVALLRQRSRPYLFSNSLAPVIAAASLKVLDLLESADDLRERLAANTKLFRTRMTEEGFDILPGDHAIAPVMIGDAAVAGRMAELLLERGVYVIGFSYPVVPQDRARIRVQLSAAHSTEDVNRAVDAFVDARAQLA; encoded by the coding sequence ATGTTCGACAACGTACGCGAAGACCTCCAGGCCACCCTCGACGAGATCGTCGCCGCGGGCCTGCACAAGCCCGAGCGGGTCATCGGCACCCCCCAGTCCGCCACCGTCGGCGTGACCTCGGGCGGCCGCCCCGGTGAGGTGCTGAACTTCTGCGCCAACAACTACCTCGGCCTCGCCGACCACCCCGAGGTCATCGCCGCCGGTCACGCGGCCCTCGACCGCTGGGGCTACGGCATGGCGTCCGTCCGCTTCATCTGCGGCACCCAGGAGGTGCACAAGGAGCTGGAGGCGCGCCTGTCCGCCTTCCTCGGCCAGGAGGACACGATCCTCTACTCCTCCTGCTTCGACGCCAACGGCGGCGTCTTCGAGACCCTGCTCGGCCCCGAGGACGCGGTGATCTCCGACGCCCTCAACCACGCCTCGATCATCGACGGCATCCGGCTGTCCAAGGCCAAGCGCTTCCGCTACGCCAACCGCGACATGGCCGACCTCGAGGCCCAGCTCAAGGCGGCCTCCGGCAGCCGCCGCAAGCTCATCGTCACCGACGGCGTCTTCTCCATGGACGGCTATGTCGCCCCGCTCGTCGACATCTGCGACCTCGCCGAGCGCTACGACGCCATGGTCATGGTCGACGACTCCCACGCGGTCGGCTTCGTCGGCCCCGGCGGCCGCGGCACGCCCGAGCTGCACGGTGTCATGGACCGCGTCGACATCATCACCGGCACCCTCGGCAAGGCGCTCGGCGGCGCCTCCGGCGGCTACGTCGCGGCCCGTGCCGAGATCGTCGCCCTGCTGCGCCAGCGCTCGCGCCCGTACCTGTTCTCCAACAGCCTCGCCCCGGTCATCGCCGCGGCCTCCCTGAAGGTCCTCGACCTCCTGGAGTCCGCCGACGACCTGCGCGAGCGGCTGGCCGCCAACACCAAGCTGTTCCGTACGCGGATGACGGAGGAGGGCTTCGACATCCTCCCCGGCGACCACGCCATCGCCCCGGTGATGATCGGTGACGCCGCCGTCGCGGGCCGCATGGCCGAGCTGCTGCTCGAACGCGGCGTGTACGTGATCGGCTTCTCCTACCCGGTGGTCCCGCAGGACCGGGCCCGCATCCGCGTGCAGCTGTCCGCCGCGCACTCCACCGAGGACGTGAACCGCGCCGTGGACGCCTTCGTCGACGCCCGTGCGCAGCTCGCCTGA
- a CDS encoding helix-turn-helix domain-containing protein translates to MRRESEPPRSGTDAEADPVDTRLGARLSELRAEHGWSLGELADRSGVSRSTLSRAERAEISPTAALLNRLCAVYGRTMSQLLSEVESAPAQVVRAADQPVWRDDASGFLRRSVSPPLTGLRAEIVEGTLEPYGDIAYDRPPVPGLEQHIWVLDGLLDLTVQGVTHRLAAGDCLRFRLWGPTHFHCPGPDPVRYALVVVLP, encoded by the coding sequence ATGAGACGCGAGAGTGAGCCGCCCCGGAGCGGCACCGATGCGGAGGCCGACCCCGTCGACACCAGACTCGGCGCCCGCCTGTCCGAGCTGCGGGCCGAACACGGCTGGTCCCTCGGCGAGCTGGCGGACCGCAGCGGAGTCAGCCGGTCCACCCTGTCCCGCGCCGAGCGGGCCGAGATCAGCCCGACCGCGGCCCTCCTCAACCGGCTGTGCGCCGTGTACGGGCGGACCATGTCGCAGCTCCTGAGCGAGGTCGAGTCCGCGCCGGCCCAGGTGGTGCGCGCCGCCGACCAGCCCGTCTGGCGCGACGACGCCAGCGGCTTCCTGCGCCGCTCGGTCTCCCCGCCGCTCACCGGACTGCGCGCCGAGATCGTCGAGGGCACCCTGGAGCCGTACGGCGACATCGCCTACGACCGCCCGCCCGTGCCCGGCCTCGAACAGCACATCTGGGTCCTCGACGGCCTCCTCGACCTCACGGTGCAGGGCGTCACCCACCGCCTCGCCGCGGGCGACTGCCTCCGCTTCCGGCTGTGGGGCCCCACGCACTTCCACTGCCCCGGCCCCGACCCCGTCCGTTACGCGCTTGTGGTGGTGCTCCCATGA
- a CDS encoding GNAT family N-acetyltransferase — protein sequence MTTPVLLTPADFPSWTTPLGELLLDVVAGGGSLGFLDGLTRDEAIAWWRDLIPAATRGDIAVWAVRDTDGRCLGTVTLGFSAMPNGRHRAEVRKLMVHSAARGRGLGRVLLTTAERAAADRGITLLVLDTETDSPAEGFYRAAGWQRVGTIPDYATDPAGVLRPTTLYYKHPERRTGTAA from the coding sequence ATGACGACCCCGGTCCTGCTGACCCCCGCCGACTTCCCCTCCTGGACGACGCCCCTGGGCGAGCTCCTGCTGGACGTCGTCGCGGGCGGCGGCTCCCTCGGATTCCTCGACGGACTCACCAGGGACGAGGCGATCGCCTGGTGGCGCGACCTCATCCCCGCCGCCACCCGCGGTGACATCGCCGTCTGGGCCGTACGCGACACCGACGGACGCTGCCTCGGCACCGTCACCCTCGGCTTCAGCGCCATGCCCAACGGCCGGCACCGCGCCGAGGTGCGCAAACTCATGGTGCACAGCGCCGCCCGCGGCCGGGGCCTCGGCCGCGTCCTGCTCACCACCGCCGAGCGCGCCGCCGCCGACCGCGGCATCACCCTGCTCGTCCTCGACACCGAGACCGACAGCCCCGCCGAAGGCTTCTACCGCGCCGCCGGCTGGCAGCGGGTCGGCACGATCCCGGACTACGCGACCGATCCCGCCGGGGTGCTGCGGCCCACGACGCTCTACTACAAGCACCCGGAAAGGCGGACCGGAACCGCGGCCTGA
- a CDS encoding LysR family transcriptional regulator, whose translation MIEARRLHILRAVADHRTVTAAAAALYLTPSAVSQQLTALEQETGHKLVERGARGVRLTPAGEILLKHTNAVLAQLETAEAELAAYSTGAAGTVTVASFATGIGLVVGPALAHLARTAPGIRVRVQDAEGDASLPMLLDRRIDVAVAVEYRGAPGADDDRITRVPLYAEPFDAVLPVAHRLADAEWVPVADLAKDTWIGPYPGNPCHDVVVLACEHAGFSPQFEHLSDDFRAVVSLASAGGGVALVPRSALRGMDLAEVVVRPIDGVVPTRKVFAAVRHGAETHPLIRPVLDALGEAAAA comes from the coding sequence ATGATCGAAGCGCGGCGGCTGCACATCCTCCGTGCGGTGGCCGACCACCGCACCGTCACGGCGGCTGCCGCCGCGCTCTATCTGACGCCCTCCGCGGTCTCCCAACAGCTCACGGCCCTGGAGCAGGAGACCGGCCACAAACTCGTCGAGCGCGGTGCCCGCGGCGTACGGCTCACCCCGGCCGGCGAGATCCTGCTGAAGCACACCAACGCCGTCCTGGCCCAGCTGGAGACGGCCGAGGCGGAGCTGGCCGCGTACAGCACGGGCGCGGCGGGCACGGTCACCGTCGCCTCCTTCGCGACCGGGATCGGCCTGGTCGTGGGCCCCGCGCTGGCCCATCTGGCCAGGACCGCACCCGGCATCCGCGTCCGCGTCCAGGACGCCGAGGGCGACGCCAGCCTGCCGATGCTGCTCGACCGCCGGATCGATGTCGCCGTCGCCGTCGAGTACCGGGGCGCGCCCGGCGCCGACGACGACCGGATCACGCGCGTGCCGCTGTACGCCGAGCCGTTCGACGCCGTGCTGCCCGTCGCGCACCGGCTCGCGGACGCCGAGTGGGTGCCGGTCGCGGACCTGGCCAAGGACACCTGGATCGGCCCGTACCCCGGGAACCCCTGCCACGACGTCGTGGTCCTCGCCTGCGAGCACGCCGGATTCTCCCCGCAGTTCGAGCATCTGTCCGACGACTTCCGGGCGGTCGTCTCGCTCGCCTCCGCGGGCGGCGGTGTCGCGCTGGTGCCGCGCTCCGCGCTGCGCGGCATGGATCTCGCCGAGGTCGTCGTCCGGCCCATCGACGGCGTGGTGCCGACCCGCAAGGTCTTCGCCGCGGTCCGGCACGGCGCCGAGACCCATCCGCTGATCCGCCCGGTGCTCGACGCACTGGGGGAGGCCGCGGCGGCCTGA
- the tdh gene encoding L-threonine 3-dehydrogenase yields MKALVKEKAEPGLWLTDVPEPSIGHGDVLIKVLRTGICGTDLHIRAWDGWAQSTISAPLVVGHEFVGEVVGTGRDVSDIAIGDTVSGEGHLVCGKCRNCLAGRRHLCRATVGLGVGRDGAFAEYVALPASNVWVHRVPVDLDVAAIFDPFGNAVHTALSFPLVGEDVLITGAGPIGLMAAAVARHAGARNVVITDVSEERLDLARKVGVSLALNVANSTIADGQRELGLREGFDIGLEMSGNPTAMRDMLANMTHGGKIAMLGLPSQEFAVDWARIVTSMITVKGIYGREMFETWYAMSVLLEGGLDLAPVITGRYAHTDFEAAFDDAASGRGGKVILDWTV; encoded by the coding sequence TTGAAGGCGCTGGTCAAGGAGAAAGCCGAACCGGGACTGTGGCTGACGGACGTGCCCGAACCGTCCATCGGCCACGGCGACGTACTGATCAAGGTGCTGCGCACCGGGATCTGCGGCACCGATCTGCACATCCGCGCCTGGGACGGCTGGGCGCAGTCGACCATCAGCGCCCCGCTCGTCGTCGGCCACGAGTTCGTCGGCGAGGTCGTCGGGACCGGCCGTGACGTCTCCGACATCGCGATCGGCGACACCGTCAGCGGCGAGGGCCACCTCGTCTGCGGCAAGTGCCGCAACTGCCTCGCCGGACGCCGCCACCTGTGCCGCGCCACGGTCGGCCTGGGCGTGGGCCGCGACGGCGCGTTCGCCGAGTACGTGGCACTGCCCGCCTCCAACGTCTGGGTGCACCGGGTCCCCGTGGACCTGGACGTGGCGGCGATCTTCGACCCGTTCGGCAACGCCGTGCACACCGCCCTGTCCTTCCCGCTGGTCGGCGAGGACGTCCTGATCACCGGCGCCGGGCCCATCGGGCTCATGGCCGCGGCGGTCGCCCGGCACGCCGGTGCCCGCAACGTCGTCATCACCGACGTCAGCGAGGAGCGCCTGGACCTCGCCCGCAAGGTCGGCGTCAGCCTCGCCCTGAACGTCGCCAACTCCACCATCGCCGACGGCCAGCGCGAACTCGGCCTGCGCGAGGGCTTCGACATCGGCCTGGAGATGTCCGGCAACCCGACCGCGATGCGCGACATGCTCGCCAACATGACCCACGGCGGCAAGATCGCCATGCTCGGCCTGCCGTCGCAGGAGTTCGCCGTCGACTGGGCCCGGATCGTCACCTCGATGATCACCGTCAAGGGCATCTACGGCCGCGAGATGTTCGAGACCTGGTACGCGATGTCGGTCCTCCTGGAGGGCGGCCTCGACCTCGCCCCCGTGATCACCGGCCGCTACGCCCACACGGACTTCGAGGCGGCCTTCGACGACGCGGCGAGCGGCCGGGGCGGCAAGGTCATCCTGGACTGGACCGTTTGA
- a CDS encoding SUKH-4 family immunity protein, protein MGQGSALVALCAAGAVVRRAVEFVPDKFDPAGLDPYIAGLDVVGQFLPLEQEVVRDPGSDRVYLLDMYDPRHAEVHPLAPSMESLRRLVGTVADFDGRCGRFADLAGRAGPEVVREARERLVSGLREEAWGAQDWGAGSGPERWPLGLPNLWRIVAVVKPLALIAAPGRGLLLDLPARALDDVFGPDGVRRFTPDELPSALVHEPTRRFLVEVGLPKEAPSFSAAGSPDAPLRTLAEDHAESARDPELRHLYEDVADRPPVADADQWLYLGSTPQDVDVVLDGRTGAVHHAPCTYDRLTPMNADISTLALALWMHGVERDVVERYDLKGRADDFYVHLAEIMLTTLAACDPEACRESDDLDEYVYWPEVFHDTAGGAL, encoded by the coding sequence ATGGGGCAGGGATCGGCGCTGGTGGCGTTATGCGCGGCGGGGGCTGTCGTGCGGCGGGCGGTGGAGTTCGTCCCGGACAAGTTCGATCCCGCGGGACTCGATCCGTACATCGCGGGGCTCGATGTGGTCGGGCAGTTCCTGCCCCTGGAGCAGGAGGTGGTCAGAGACCCCGGCTCGGACCGGGTGTACCTCCTCGACATGTACGACCCGCGCCATGCGGAGGTGCATCCGCTGGCCCCCTCGATGGAGTCGCTGCGCCGTCTGGTGGGCACGGTCGCGGACTTCGACGGACGGTGCGGGCGGTTCGCCGACCTGGCCGGGCGCGCGGGGCCCGAGGTGGTGCGGGAGGCGCGCGAGCGGCTGGTCTCGGGCTTGCGCGAGGAGGCCTGGGGCGCGCAGGACTGGGGTGCCGGGAGCGGGCCGGAGCGGTGGCCGCTGGGGCTGCCGAACCTGTGGCGGATCGTGGCGGTCGTCAAGCCGCTGGCGCTGATCGCGGCGCCGGGGCGCGGGCTGCTGCTGGATCTGCCCGCGCGGGCGCTGGACGACGTGTTCGGGCCGGACGGCGTGCGGCGCTTCACGCCGGACGAGTTGCCGTCCGCGCTCGTGCACGAGCCGACGCGGCGGTTCCTCGTCGAGGTCGGGCTGCCGAAAGAGGCGCCGTCGTTCTCCGCCGCCGGGTCGCCGGACGCCCCGCTGCGCACTCTGGCCGAGGATCACGCGGAGTCCGCCCGCGATCCGGAACTGCGGCACCTGTACGAGGACGTCGCCGACCGCCCGCCCGTGGCCGACGCCGACCAGTGGCTGTACCTGGGCAGCACCCCGCAGGACGTGGACGTGGTGCTCGACGGCCGCACCGGCGCCGTCCACCACGCGCCGTGCACCTACGACCGGCTGACGCCGATGAACGCCGACATCTCCACGCTGGCCCTCGCGCTGTGGATGCACGGGGTGGAGAGAGACGTCGTGGAGCGCTACGACCTCAAGGGCCGCGCCGACGACTTCTACGTCCATCTCGCCGAGATCATGCTGACGACCCTGGCGGCGTGCGATCCGGAGGCCTGCCGGGAGTCGGACGACCTGGACGAGTACGTGTACTGGCCGGAGGTCTTCCATGACACGGCGGGCGGGGCACTGTAG